One genomic region from Reichenbachiella ulvae encodes:
- the porD gene encoding type IX secretion system protein PorD — protein sequence MICFKRILFLILVTVICFSLKAQELDCRVQINAQQLQTTERRVFDEMEDEFTRFLNDRKWTEGEFQNNEKIKCAIMINMESQPDVSNFKASVQVLSIRPVYGTNYETSIINFADRDFNFEYTQSQPLNYSDNAYTTNITSLLAYYAYMILAYDYDTFENLGGDRLFENSWQLVGLAQQGGYGGWDQFSSVRNRYWWSENALDQVMKGFREAMYLYHRQGLDIMAEDPEKGRANILEAIKKINQVNRAKPRSIMVITFMDTKADELVSVFSEGNMNVRREAYDILKTIDPSRDDEFKKILTN from the coding sequence CAGGAACTGGACTGTCGTGTTCAAATCAATGCTCAGCAGCTCCAAACCACCGAACGTAGGGTGTTTGATGAAATGGAGGATGAGTTCACTCGGTTTTTGAATGACAGGAAGTGGACCGAAGGTGAGTTCCAGAATAATGAAAAGATCAAGTGCGCGATCATGATCAATATGGAGAGCCAACCCGACGTGTCTAATTTTAAGGCAAGTGTTCAAGTATTGTCGATTCGGCCAGTCTATGGTACCAATTACGAAACCTCCATTATCAATTTTGCGGATCGTGATTTCAATTTTGAATACACCCAATCGCAGCCCCTCAACTATTCGGACAATGCCTATACTACCAATATCACTTCACTACTGGCTTATTATGCCTATATGATTTTGGCTTATGACTATGATACCTTTGAGAATTTAGGAGGAGATCGACTGTTCGAAAATTCGTGGCAATTGGTTGGATTGGCTCAGCAGGGTGGATATGGTGGATGGGATCAATTCAGTAGCGTGCGAAACCGCTATTGGTGGTCAGAAAATGCCCTGGATCAAGTGATGAAAGGGTTTAGGGAAGCCATGTACCTTTATCACCGACAAGGGCTCGATATTATGGCAGAGGATCCAGAGAAGGGAAGAGCTAATATTTTAGAAGCCATCAAAAAAATCAATCAGGTAAACCGAGCCAAACCGCGATCGATCATGGTGATCACCTTTATGGATACCAAAGCGGATGAGCTGGTCAGTGTATTCTCTGAGGGTAATATGAATGTTCGTCGGGAGGCATATGATATTTTGAAGACAATTGACCCATCCAGGGATGATGAATTCAAAAAGATTTTGACCAACTAG
- the recN gene encoding DNA repair protein RecN encodes MITHLSISNYALIRELNIEPHQGLNMITGETGAGKSIMLGAVGLLLGNRADVKALLDKEKKCIVEAEFEVKDLGLNTLFEELDLDYEDHSIIRREISPKGKSRAFINDVPVTLDVLKELGLKLIDIHSQNESLQLSKKEVKLEVLDDFAQSKKQLIGYQSVFRQYNRVERELNDLLEQTKSAKQDADYKNFLLDELVKADLQSSEQEELEEELSVLENAEEIKLQLSQIYNEFDGQDMGVNDRLKEAVSALNKMASFGKEIEGLGERLSSAVTEIVDVIGEINAVQETVEHNPERIAEVKSRLDLIFQLQQKHQVNSVGALLDIQTKLEQEASGVMDMDEKLESLKTELSELKKKMVQEAESLSELRRSKIDTFCNQITELLKELGMPDGYLEVAYKRVDPWKMGIDEVEFLFTANKGISPEPLSKVASGGEFSRLMFCVKYVLASKTAMPTVIFDEIDTGVSGEIAIKLAQLMKKMSANHQLISISHLPQVAAKGDRHYFVYKDNQSDKTQSAIKLLDDQSRLEAIAKMIGGDNPSEVAINSARELIG; translated from the coding sequence ATGATTACGCATCTTTCTATAAGCAATTACGCCCTCATCCGCGAGCTCAATATCGAACCACACCAAGGTTTGAATATGATCACAGGCGAGACTGGTGCAGGTAAGTCTATTATGCTAGGAGCGGTAGGCTTGCTATTAGGAAATCGTGCAGATGTCAAAGCGCTGCTGGATAAGGAAAAAAAGTGCATAGTTGAAGCAGAATTTGAAGTCAAAGACTTGGGCCTCAACACTCTCTTTGAAGAACTGGATTTGGACTATGAAGATCATAGTATCATTCGTCGTGAGATCAGTCCTAAGGGCAAATCAAGAGCTTTTATCAATGATGTTCCAGTGACTTTGGATGTTTTGAAGGAGCTGGGATTGAAACTGATTGATATCCATTCTCAGAATGAAAGCCTCCAATTGAGTAAGAAAGAGGTGAAACTGGAAGTTTTAGATGACTTTGCTCAAAGCAAGAAACAACTGATTGGTTATCAGTCAGTATTTAGGCAATACAACCGTGTAGAAAGAGAACTCAATGATTTGCTAGAGCAAACGAAAAGTGCCAAGCAAGATGCGGATTACAAGAACTTCCTGTTAGATGAACTAGTCAAAGCAGATCTACAGTCTAGTGAACAAGAGGAGCTAGAAGAGGAGTTGTCGGTGTTGGAAAATGCCGAAGAAATTAAACTTCAACTTTCACAGATTTACAACGAATTTGATGGTCAGGACATGGGAGTCAATGATCGATTAAAGGAGGCTGTAAGTGCTCTGAACAAAATGGCTTCTTTTGGGAAGGAAATTGAAGGTTTAGGGGAGAGGTTGAGTTCTGCTGTGACAGAAATAGTCGATGTGATCGGTGAGATTAATGCTGTACAGGAAACCGTAGAACATAACCCTGAGCGTATTGCAGAAGTGAAGAGTCGATTAGATTTGATCTTTCAGCTTCAGCAAAAACACCAGGTCAATTCGGTAGGTGCCTTGTTGGATATCCAAACTAAGTTGGAGCAGGAGGCCAGTGGAGTGATGGATATGGACGAGAAGTTAGAGTCCTTGAAAACGGAATTGTCCGAGTTGAAGAAAAAAATGGTGCAGGAGGCGGAATCGCTTTCAGAATTGCGACGAAGCAAAATCGATACTTTCTGTAATCAAATTACCGAATTGCTGAAGGAATTGGGAATGCCTGATGGCTATCTGGAAGTGGCCTACAAGCGGGTAGATCCATGGAAGATGGGTATTGATGAAGTGGAGTTCTTATTCACTGCCAACAAAGGGATATCACCTGAGCCTTTGTCAAAAGTGGCTTCTGGTGGGGAGTTTTCCAGACTGATGTTTTGCGTCAAATATGTGCTGGCAAGTAAGACAGCCATGCCTACGGTCATTTTTGATGAGATAGATACGGGAGTGTCAGGCGAGATTGCTATTAAGTTAGCACAGTTGATGAAAAAGATGTCAGCCAATCACCAGTTGATTTCCATCAGTCATTTGCCGCAAGTGGCAGCCAAAGGCGATCGACATTATTTTGTCTACAAGGATAACCAATCAGATAAGACTCAAAGTGCAATCAAATTGCTGGACGACCAGTCTAGACTGGAAGCCATTGCAAAGATGATAGGAGGGGATAATCCGTCCGAAGTGGCCATCAATAGTGCACGAGAGTTAATAGGATAG
- a CDS encoding enoyl-ACP reductase FabI produces MASDLLKGKRGIIFGALNEDSIAWKVAQKAKEQGASFTLTNAPIALRMGAINQLAEECGSEVIPADATSVEDLEALFSKSTEVLGGKLDFVLHSIGMSPNVRKGKDYGDLNYDWMLKTMDISAISFHKVMAVAEKQDAMNEWGSILALTYIAAQRTFPDYSDMAQAKAMLESIARSYGERFARLKNVRVNTISQSPTMTTAGSGVGGFDVFMDYADKMSPLGNASAEACAEYCLTLFSDFTKMVTMQNLMHDGGFSYSGITDRLVEQLKK; encoded by the coding sequence ATGGCTAGTGATCTTTTAAAAGGAAAAAGAGGAATCATTTTTGGTGCATTGAATGAAGATTCCATAGCATGGAAAGTAGCCCAGAAGGCTAAAGAGCAAGGAGCTTCATTTACGTTGACAAACGCACCGATAGCACTCAGAATGGGAGCCATCAATCAATTAGCAGAAGAATGTGGGTCTGAAGTTATTCCTGCTGACGCTACTTCAGTAGAGGATTTAGAAGCTTTGTTTTCGAAATCTACAGAGGTTTTAGGAGGTAAGCTTGATTTTGTGCTGCACTCTATCGGAATGAGCCCTAACGTGAGAAAAGGAAAGGACTATGGAGACTTGAATTATGACTGGATGCTCAAGACCATGGATATTTCTGCTATCTCTTTTCACAAAGTAATGGCCGTGGCTGAAAAGCAAGATGCAATGAATGAGTGGGGTTCTATTTTGGCCTTGACTTATATCGCAGCACAAAGAACTTTCCCTGATTACTCAGATATGGCTCAAGCTAAAGCTATGTTAGAGTCTATCGCAAGAAGTTATGGTGAGCGTTTTGCCCGATTGAAAAATGTAAGAGTGAATACAATCTCTCAGTCTCCTACCATGACCACTGCGGGTTCTGGTGTGGGTGGATTTGACGTATTCATGGACTATGCAGATAAAATGTCTCCATTAGGAAATGCCTCAGCTGAGGCTTGCGCAGAATACTGTCTGACTTTGTTCTCAGATTTTACAAAAATGGTGACTATGCAAAACTTGATGCACGATGGTGGATTCTCTTATTCGGGAATCACAGATCGTCTGGTTGAGCAGTTGAAAAAATAA
- the ispE gene encoding 4-(cytidine 5'-diphospho)-2-C-methyl-D-erythritol kinase — MIAFPNAKINLGLNILSRRPDGYHNLSSCFIPIDWCDVLEIVESDQFQFQSTGIPIPGDENTNLVIKAYHLLKGNYDLPPVSIHLHKVIPMGAGLGGGSSDAAFTLKILNDLFDLKLPVTELEKYATQLGADCPFFIENKAKLVGGIGEVFESVNLSLEGYQLQVVFPGIHVNTGQAFQSITPEDPTHWPKDVVIKPVDSWKDKLVNDFEKPVFAAHPELEEIKEKMYGEGAIYAAMSGSGSSIFSIWEHDAEPVSFPYPSFTHQF, encoded by the coding sequence ATGATTGCCTTTCCCAATGCCAAAATCAATTTAGGCCTCAATATCCTCTCTCGTAGGCCGGATGGTTATCATAACCTTAGTTCTTGTTTTATTCCGATCGACTGGTGTGATGTACTAGAAATTGTTGAATCCGATCAATTTCAATTTCAGTCAACAGGTATACCCATCCCAGGGGATGAGAATACTAACCTTGTCATCAAGGCCTATCATTTATTGAAAGGTAACTATGATTTGCCTCCAGTCAGTATTCATCTGCATAAAGTAATTCCAATGGGAGCTGGATTGGGTGGCGGTTCTTCGGATGCTGCTTTTACCTTGAAGATCTTGAATGACTTATTTGATCTGAAACTACCTGTCACCGAGTTGGAGAAGTACGCAACTCAGTTGGGGGCAGATTGTCCTTTTTTTATTGAGAATAAAGCCAAACTGGTTGGAGGTATAGGGGAGGTTTTCGAGTCTGTTAACCTCTCTTTAGAAGGGTATCAGTTGCAAGTGGTTTTTCCTGGGATTCATGTTAACACGGGTCAGGCTTTTCAGTCCATAACACCAGAGGACCCGACTCATTGGCCAAAAGATGTAGTTATAAAGCCGGTGGATAGCTGGAAAGATAAGCTGGTCAATGATTTTGAAAAACCAGTTTTTGCAGCACATCCGGAATTGGAGGAAATCAAAGAGAAAATGTATGGTGAAGGTGCTATTTATGCTGCTATGTCAGGTAGTGGTAGTTCGATATTTTCGATTTGGGAGCATGATGCTGAACCTGTTTCCTTTCCATATCCGTCCTTTACACACCAGTTTTAG